From the Periophthalmus magnuspinnatus isolate fPerMag1 chromosome 1, fPerMag1.2.pri, whole genome shotgun sequence genome, one window contains:
- the LOC117374333 gene encoding uncharacterized protein LOC117374333, giving the protein MVKHEPVSERGGAALASALSSASSHLRELDLSYNHPGPSRELLTALRDDPHCPLQSLRLDPAGEQWMVPGLRKYSCEFSLDPNTAHRKLKLSEDKRTVTCVREEQPYPDHEDRFTDNCPELHWPEGALLLGGGVSVFLDSEAGSLSFYEVCSEGELFHLHTFSSSFTEPLFPGFGFQSQGSSMAVVDLGKATEEESEEEVPGVVTLQLQEGAAGSTPEPTSSSSSRSV; this is encoded by the exons atGGTGAAG CATGAGCCGGTCTcagagaggggcggggctgctctggcctcagctctgagctccgcCTCCTCCCATCTAAGAGAGTTAGACTTGAGCTACAACCATCCAGGACCCTCAAGAGAACTCCTGACCGCGCTACGGGACGACCCCCACTGCCCCCTGCAGTCTCTCAG gttggATCCTGCTGGAGAACAGTGGATGGTCCCAGGTCTGAGGAAGT ATTCCTGTGAGTTTTctctggatccaaacacagctcacagaaaactcaaactgtctgaGGACAAACGGACAGTGACctgtgtgagagaggagcagccGTATCCAGATCATGAGGACAGATTTACAGACAACTGTCCTGAGCTGCACTGgcctgagggggcgctgttactgggag GTGGAGTGTCTGTGTTCCTGGACTCTGAGGCTGGATCTCTGTCCTTCTATGAGGTCTGTTCTGAGGGAGAACTGTTCCACCTCCAcaccttcagctcctccttcactgaGCCTCTATTTCCTGGCTTTGGGTTTCAGTCTCAAGGTTCTTCCATGGCAGTGGTGGATTTGGGGAAA GCCACCGAAGAGGAGAGCGAAGAAGAGGTCCCTGGTGTTGTCACCCTCCAGCTTCAAGAGGGAGCTGCTGGCAGCACTCCAGAaccgacctcctcctcctcctcacgctCAGTCTGA